Part of the Streptomyces antimycoticus genome, CTGTACTTGATCACGGGCACCAATCTGACCGGCGTCACCAGTGTCACCTTCGGCGGGAGCCCGTCTGCCATCCTGACCATCAACCCGGGCGGGACCAGCCTGATCGGCATCACCCCGGCGGGCCCGCCCGCGGGCGGCAACGTCGCCGTCACGCTGAGCGGCCCCAACGGCACCACCACCGTCCCGGGCGGTTTCACCTACTTCGTCGCGCCGCCCGCCCCGGTGCCCACCACCATCACGCCCACCACGGGACCCGCCGCAGGCGGCACCCCGTTCACCGTCAACGGCACCAACCTCGGCGGCGTGCTGGGCGTGCTGTTCAACGGCGTCCCCGCCACCGGTGTGGCCGCCACCGCCACCACGGTCACCGGCGTCACCCCGGCCGGGGTGCCCGGCACCGCGACCGTCACGCTGGTGACGGCCGCCGGGACCGTCACCGTCCCCGGCGGCTTCCTCTACGTCTGACGCGCACATCCGGCCGGACCGCGCCGGTCACCGGGACCCGTCAGGGCCCGGTGACCGGCGACGTCCGTTCGAGCTGCTGAGTGCCGATGACCTCCAGGACCTGCAGCCTCTCGTAGCTCTCCGTGCCGGGTGTGGCCGTGAAGACGAGGAGCGCGTGTTCCTGGTCGGGGTCGAGGAGCGACTGGCAGTGGAGGGTGAGCTCGCCGACCTGGGCGTGCGCGAAGCGCTTCTCGTCGGTGTAGGTGAGGCCGACCTCGTGCTCGTTCCAGATGGCCGCGAACTCCTCGCTCTCGTCCAGGAGCCGGCGGGCCAGGTCCGCGGCCGGTGAGTGCGGGCCCTGCCGGGCCGCGGTGCGCCGCAGCTGGGCGGTGAAGACGCGGCCGTGGGCCGGGTGGTCGGATGCCGGGTAGATCAGCCTCGACGCGGGGTCGGTGAACCACCGGTAGACCACGCTCCGGGCCGGGCCGGTGTAGCGGGTCTGGTCACCGAGCAGCGCCGTCGCCAGCCGGGTCTGGACGAGTGTCTCGCCAAGGGGGCCCATGATCTGCGCCGGGGTGTCCCGCAGCCGGTCCAGGATGCGCATGAGCCCCGGGCTGATGTGATCGGCGCGCAGGGTGCGCCGGGGGGTGGCGTGGCCCGCGAGCAGGAAGAGGTGATCGCGTTCGGCCAGGGACAGGCGGAGTCCGCGGGCGATCGCGGCGATCATCTGCTCGGAGGGCTGCGGGCCGGTTCCCCGCTCCAGGCGGGCGTAGTAGTCGGTGGACATACCGGATAGTTCGGCGACCTCTTCCCGGCGCAGGCCGCGGGTGCGCCGCCGGGCCCGGTGCGGCAGCCCGATGTCCTCGGGCTGGAGGGCCTCACGGCGGCCCCGGAGGAACTGGGCGAGTTCCGTGCGATCCATGGCCTTCTCTTCCCTGCCGCTCTTTCCCGCCGCGGCAGCCGCCGACATGCCGCGATCCCTCACTCCCGACCAGTGTGCCGACGGGGCCGAGGCTTATCCATGGTCTGCCGATCAGCGGATAAGCGTGTCCTTGTTGCGCACCGCGGCGCCGGGTCGACTGGGGCCAA contains:
- a CDS encoding IPT/TIG domain-containing protein, which codes for MTSTALATAAPTAANWPPSQVGLPLLLSVVPNSGPAAGGNLVQLNGQNLRNVISVTFGGVPAQIVSQSGSGGGGWDGDWGGGWGGGWGGGGWPGNPTNDIVVVIAPPHAPGSVQVLVTTTVGTSNSQVYTYVAPTPPTAISITPTVGPTTGGTLYLITGTNLTGVTSVTFGGSPSAILTINPGGTSLIGITPAGPPAGGNVAVTLSGPNGTTTVPGGFTYFVAPPAPVPTTITPTTGPAAGGTPFTVNGTNLGGVLGVLFNGVPATGVAATATTVTGVTPAGVPGTATVTLVTAAGTVTVPGGFLYV
- a CDS encoding helix-turn-helix transcriptional regulator, with protein sequence MDRTELAQFLRGRREALQPEDIGLPHRARRRTRGLRREEVAELSGMSTDYYARLERGTGPQPSEQMIAAIARGLRLSLAERDHLFLLAGHATPRRTLRADHISPGLMRILDRLRDTPAQIMGPLGETLVQTRLATALLGDQTRYTGPARSVVYRWFTDPASRLIYPASDHPAHGRVFTAQLRRTAARQGPHSPAADLARRLLDESEEFAAIWNEHEVGLTYTDEKRFAHAQVGELTLHCQSLLDPDQEHALLVFTATPGTESYERLQVLEVIGTQQLERTSPVTGP